AAAAACGGTGCACTTGATTACACAATCGTAGTAACAGCATCGGCATCAGAGCCAGCTCCATTACTATACCTTGCACCATATACGGGAATCACTATGGCAGAGGAATTCATGTTTGACGGAAAGCATGTACTAATCGTTTATGATGACTTATCTAAACAAGCAGCTGCATACCGTGAACTTTCCTTGCTACTTCGTCGTCCTCCAGGTCGTGAAGCATACCCAGGTGACGTATTCTACTTACACTCACGTCTTCTTGAACGCGCAGCTAAGCTGAACGATTCACTCGGCGGAGGTTCGATCACTGCACTTCCATTCGTTGAAACACAAGCAGGAGATATTTCTGCTTATATTCCAACAAACGTAATTTCAATTACGGATGGACAAATTTTCTTACAATCTGACCTTTTCTTCGCGGGTGTACGCCCTGCTATTAACGCAGGTCTTTCCGTATCTCGTGTTGGTGGATCAGCACAAATTAAAGCTATGAAAAAAGTTGCGGGTACACTACGTCTAGACCTAGCTGCATTCCGTGAACTTGAAGCGTTCTCCCAGTTTGGTTCATCTCTTGATGCATCAACGCAAGCAAGACTTGACCGCGGAGTTCGTACAGTTGAAATCTTGAAACAAGATTTGAACAAACCGGTTCCAGTTGAAATCCAAGTTGTTGCACTATATGCACTAACGCGCGGATTCCTAGACGATGTTCCTGTTAAAGATATTCTACGTTTTGAGTCTGAAATCGCAGCTTGGCTCGAATCAAACCACACAAACGTTTTAGAGCATATTCGTCAAACGAAAGATCTTCCATCAGATGAAGAGATGGCAGCAGCTATCAACGAATTCAAAACGAAATTCGCAATTTCTGAGTAAGACGATAAACTATAAAACAAAAAGGTGGTGAATGACCAATGGGATCATTACGCGATATTGAAAACCGCATAAAATCTACGAAGAAAACGAGTCAGATAACACGCGCAATGCAAATGGTATCTGCTTCGAAACTAAACCGTGCAGAACTTAAAGCAAGAGCATTCGTCCCTTACATGGAGAAAATCCAAGAAGTTGCAGGTGCAATCGCTGCTGGAACGGATGCAGAACATCCAATGCTCGTACAACGTCCAGTAAAGAAAACCGCATATGTTGTCATCACAGCAGACCGTGGACTTTGCGGAGCGTACAACAGTAATATTATACGAGCAGTTTCCCAAGCAATCGAAAAGCGCCATGCGTCAAAAGACGA
This genomic window from Sporosarcina sp. Marseille-Q4063 contains:
- the atpA gene encoding F0F1 ATP synthase subunit alpha — protein: MSIKAEEISVLIKQQIENYQSEMEVSDVGTVIAIGDGIARAHGLDDVMAGELLEFSNGVMGMAQNLEANNVGIVILGPYTDIKEGDDVRRTGRIMEVPVGEALIGRVVNPLGQPVDGLGPIATTKTRPIESPAQGVMARKSVHEPLQTGIKAIDALVPIGRGQRELIIGDRQTGKTTVAIDTILNQADQDMICIYVAIGQKESTVRGVVETLRKNGALDYTIVVTASASEPAPLLYLAPYTGITMAEEFMFDGKHVLIVYDDLSKQAAAYRELSLLLRRPPGREAYPGDVFYLHSRLLERAAKLNDSLGGGSITALPFVETQAGDISAYIPTNVISITDGQIFLQSDLFFAGVRPAINAGLSVSRVGGSAQIKAMKKVAGTLRLDLAAFRELEAFSQFGSSLDASTQARLDRGVRTVEILKQDLNKPVPVEIQVVALYALTRGFLDDVPVKDILRFESEIAAWLESNHTNVLEHIRQTKDLPSDEEMAAAINEFKTKFAISE